The following are encoded together in the Girardinichthys multiradiatus isolate DD_20200921_A chromosome X, DD_fGirMul_XY1, whole genome shotgun sequence genome:
- the LOC124862349 gene encoding MIF4G domain-containing protein B-like, with the protein MENSSEDYRIQSFDVDTQKLLKTALKDPSSLDLEKVSNIIVDQSLKDPLFSKEAARICYTIVQAEAKQNNGTVFRSHLLNRLQQEFKEREQMRKRSLQEWVGYVTFICNVFDYIKVNNMSMVALVLPVYECLMRLAEPDALLNEEEVECLVLQLHRIGEQLEEVSSQRMDELFFLLRDGFLLEEGLTFMARLLLLEILEFRAGGWMLSSTAHKYYYSEIAD; encoded by the exons ATGGAAAACTCCAGCGAGGACTATAGGATCCAGTCATTTGACGTGGATACACAGAAACTGCTAAAAACAGCCTTGAAAG atCCAAGTTCtctggacctggagaaggtatCCAACATCATTGTGGACCAGTCTTTAAAGGACCCATTGTTCAGCAAGGAGGCTGCCCGTATTTGCTACACAATTGTGCAG GCTGAGGCCAAGCAAAACAATGGAACCGTGTTTAGGAGTCACCTGCTGAACCGCCTGCAGCAGGAGTTCAAGGAGCGCGAGCAGATGAGGAAACGCTCACTGCAGGAGTGGGTTGGCTACGTCACGTTCATCTGCAACGTCTTTGACTACATCAAA GTGAACAACATGTCGATGGTGGCCCTGGTTCTGCCTGTGTATGAATGTCTGATGAGGCTGGCCGAACCAGATGCTCTGCTGAACGAGGAAGAG GTGGAATGCTTGGTGCTGCAGCTGCATCGCATAGGAGAGCAGTTGGAGGAGGTGAGCAGCCAGCGGATGGACGAGCTGTTCTTCCTGCTGAGGGACGGCTTTCTCCTAGAGGAGGGCCTGACCTTCATGGCTCGACTTCTGCTCCTGGAGATCCTGGAGT
- the LOC124862643 gene encoding mitochondrial thiamine pyrophosphate carrier-like codes for MVGYDPRAQTAAPTPEEAALSGSAAGMVTRALISPFDVIKIRFQLQIERVSSQRPEGKYWGIFQASRRIYSEEGLSAFWKGHIPAQLLSICYGAVQFVSFEFLTEVVHKSTPYDSRTSGVHFFCGGLAACSATVACQPLDTLRTRFAAQGEPKVYSNLRYAVSTMWRFEGPMTFYRGLSPTLVAVFPYAGLQFFFYNVFKQLSGPSSTSRDSGGNVRSLICGSGAGMISKTLTYPFDLFKKRLQVGGFEKARARFGKVQTYRGLTDCAVQIAKEEGIRGFFKGLSPSLLKAALSTGFTFFWYEFFLNVMRNIKEERRTDDLGEDHKGR; via the exons ATGGTGGGATATGACCCCAGGGCTCAGACTGCAGCACCTACCCCAGAAGAGGCAGCCCTTTCTGGATCAGCTGCTGGGATGGTCACCAGAGCCCTCATCAGCCCATTTGATGTAATTAAAATCAGATTTCAG CTGCAGATAGAGCGGGTGTCTTCACAAAGACCCGAAGGAAAATATTGGGGAATATTTCAGGCATCTCGAAGGATTTACTCAGAGGAGGGTCTCTCTGCTTTCTGGAAGGGTCACATTCCAGCACAGCTTCTCTCCATCTGCTACGGGGCCGTCCAG TTTGTCAGTTTTGAGTTTCTGACCGAGGTGGTTCACAAGTCGACGCCATATGACAGTCGGACATCGGGAGTTCATTTTTTCTGTGGCGGCTTGGCAGCCTGCTCTGCTACGGTGGCCTGCCAGCCTCTGGACACATTGAGGACACGCTTTGCAGCTCAGGGAGAACCCAAG GTGTACAGCAACTTGCGGTATGCTGTGTCTACGATGTGGCGCTTCGAGGGACCAATGACGTTTTACCGCGGCCTGTCTCCAACCCTGGTGGCAGTGTTTCCTTATGCTGGACTGCAGTTCTTCTTCTATAATGTCTTTAAACAGCTGTCAGGTCCTTCATCTACATCCAGAGATTCAGGAG gaaACGTGAGAAGCCTGATATGCGGCAGTGGAGCTGGAATGATCAGTAAAACCCTCACATACCCCTTTGATTTGTTCAAAAAGAGGCTGCAGGTGGGGGGCTTTGAGAAAGCCCGAGCTCGCTTTGGAAAG GTGCAGACGTACAGAGGCCTGACAGACTGCGCGGTTCAAATAGCCAAAGAGGAAGGGATCCGAGGCTTCTTTAAAGGCCTCTCTCCGAGCCTTTTGAAGGCTGCTCTGTCCACGGGCTTCACTTTTTTCTGGTACGAGTTCTTCCTCAACGTTATGCGGAACATTAAGGAGGAACGGAGAACAGATGACCTTGGGGAAGACCATAAGGGGAgatga
- the LOC124862642 gene encoding cytoplasmic phosphatidylinositol transfer protein 1-like isoform X2 produces the protein MISKHSHEQSERGEGVEVVQNEPYEDPEHGSGQFTEKRIYLNNKLPSWARAVVPKIFYVTEKAWNYYPYTITEYTCSFLPKFSIHIESKYEDNKGNNDNIFGSEPKEKETELCFVDIAYDDIPERHYKESEDLRHFKSKKTDRGSLQEGWISTQDPIMCSYKLVTVKFEVWGLQTRVEQFVHKVIRDVLLLGHRQAFAWVDEWVDMTMEEVREYERATQEATNLKIGTFPPAISISETPLPSSTRSGPNSAPSTPLSTEAPDFLSVPKERPRKKSAPETLTLPDPGRRDSLFKLPSFFSWNSSPQPE, from the exons ATGATCAGCAAGCACAGCCATGAACAGAGTGAACGTGGTGAGGGTGTGGAGGTGGTGCAGAATGAGCCCTATGAGGATCCAGAACACGGATCAGGCCAGTTCACAGAAAAACGGATCTATCTCAATAA CAAGCTGCCCAGCTGGGCCAGAGCAGTGGTACCTAAAATTTTCTACGTCACAGAGAAGGCTTGGAACTATTACCCATACACTATCACAG AGTACACG TGCTCCTTCCTGCCCAAGTTTTCCATCCACATAGAGAGCAAATATGAGGACAACAAAGGAAACAATGATAAT ATCTTTGGAAGTGAGCccaaagagaaagaaacagagTTGTGTTTTGTGGACATTGCCTACGATGACATTCCTGAGCGCCACTACAAAGAATCAGAG GACCTTCGACATTTTAAGTCAAAGAAGACCGACAGAGGGAGTCTGCAGGAAGGATGGATCAGCACCCAGGACCCCATCATGTGCTCGTACAAACTGGTTACAGTTAAGTTTGAAGTGTGGGGACTGCAAACACGTGTGGAACAGTTTGTGCATAAG GTGATACGAGATGTCCTGCTTCTAGGACACAGGCAGGCCTTTGcgtgggtggatgaatgggttg ATATGACCATGGAGGAGGTGAGGGAGTATGAACGTGCCACTCAGGAAGCTACCAATTTAAAAATTGGCACCTTCCCCCCAGCCATCTCTATCTCAGAGACCCCACTGCCGTCCAGCACCCGCAGCGGCCCCAACAGTGCCCCGTCCACTCCCCTCTCCACTGAAGCTCCAGACTTTCTGTCTGTGCCCAAAGAGCGGCCCAGAAAAAAGTCCGCTCCGGAGACCTTGACCCTGCCTGATCCTGGCCGCAGGGATTCACTCTTCAAGCTGCCAAGTTTTTTCTCCTGGAACTCCAGTCCACAGCCCGAATGA
- the LOC124862642 gene encoding cytoplasmic phosphatidylinositol transfer protein 1-like isoform X1: MLMKEYRICMPLTVEEYRIGQLYMISKHSHEQSERGEGVEVVQNEPYEDPEHGSGQFTEKRIYLNNKLPSWARAVVPKIFYVTEKAWNYYPYTITEYTCSFLPKFSIHIESKYEDNKGNNDNIFGSEPKEKETELCFVDIAYDDIPERHYKESEDLRHFKSKKTDRGSLQEGWISTQDPIMCSYKLVTVKFEVWGLQTRVEQFVHKVIRDVLLLGHRQAFAWVDEWVDMTMEEVREYERATQEATNLKIGTFPPAISISETPLPSSTRSGPNSAPSTPLSTEAPDFLSVPKERPRKKSAPETLTLPDPGRRDSLFKLPSFFSWNSSPQPE; encoded by the exons TACCGTATCGGCCAGCTGTACATGATCAGCAAGCACAGCCATGAACAGAGTGAACGTGGTGAGGGTGTGGAGGTGGTGCAGAATGAGCCCTATGAGGATCCAGAACACGGATCAGGCCAGTTCACAGAAAAACGGATCTATCTCAATAA CAAGCTGCCCAGCTGGGCCAGAGCAGTGGTACCTAAAATTTTCTACGTCACAGAGAAGGCTTGGAACTATTACCCATACACTATCACAG AGTACACG TGCTCCTTCCTGCCCAAGTTTTCCATCCACATAGAGAGCAAATATGAGGACAACAAAGGAAACAATGATAAT ATCTTTGGAAGTGAGCccaaagagaaagaaacagagTTGTGTTTTGTGGACATTGCCTACGATGACATTCCTGAGCGCCACTACAAAGAATCAGAG GACCTTCGACATTTTAAGTCAAAGAAGACCGACAGAGGGAGTCTGCAGGAAGGATGGATCAGCACCCAGGACCCCATCATGTGCTCGTACAAACTGGTTACAGTTAAGTTTGAAGTGTGGGGACTGCAAACACGTGTGGAACAGTTTGTGCATAAG GTGATACGAGATGTCCTGCTTCTAGGACACAGGCAGGCCTTTGcgtgggtggatgaatgggttg ATATGACCATGGAGGAGGTGAGGGAGTATGAACGTGCCACTCAGGAAGCTACCAATTTAAAAATTGGCACCTTCCCCCCAGCCATCTCTATCTCAGAGACCCCACTGCCGTCCAGCACCCGCAGCGGCCCCAACAGTGCCCCGTCCACTCCCCTCTCCACTGAAGCTCCAGACTTTCTGTCTGTGCCCAAAGAGCGGCCCAGAAAAAAGTCCGCTCCGGAGACCTTGACCCTGCCTGATCCTGGCCGCAGGGATTCACTCTTCAAGCTGCCAAGTTTTTTCTCCTGGAACTCCAGTCCACAGCCCGAATGA